A stretch of Babesia bigemina genome assembly Bbig001, chromosome : V DNA encodes these proteins:
- a CDS encoding -Spindle pole body component 110, producing METRLQRKLREIIAEITGNRPSDYARSLREEHRDGMLQGNKAYAIDNGGRNITLFIPWRLHGPLESSFRSMAGGPHLLASSFRQMVDDAALFPGSQNARKKEDIINYILERVIGNLGAMDFEQFLHALFLLSKYRASVLRVTEQCAFNHVIALLMRTGDNVPPEGHYVRVDYGQQPEVEGTNRAPISQESTESIDPLVEAMSNVSLERQLSIAPSLVSNEQDVAIGHEASLAISEDQQSDNTICTDNTVPEEPAPVPVPVPTSVPEPVSRAEKPVAEESSVCQPSQNDHLIKITEDKMNETCEIMKTEIMSLRNRMDEYKFQETQKQELLRTISALKDNNSQLQARMEENRATAEETRVGLEAKVNELQNQLPELQSRAEDLEKQLEESKAALDEANQKIDQAKFQHEQHHSIQTMLALQDDYESMLFSAFVSYRDDELCNGEFVMSENSCINFCLDFGLGDAQLTTAASEEPVAKMAYREVCKRAPDGKLTYALFKEFLLRLAEIIDPQSTQKRAFQLLLL from the exons ATGGAGACCAGGCTGCAGCGTAAATTGCGCGAAATAATTGCCGAGATCACCGGCAACCGACCGTCGGACTATGCCAGATCTCTGCGGGAGGAGCACCGTGATGGTATGCTCCAGGGTAATAAGGCGTACGCGATAGACAATGGAGGCCGTAACATAACGCTATTTATTCCATGGCGCTTGCACGGGCCCCTAGAGTCCTCGTTCCGCTCAATGGCAGGCGGCCCTCACCTCCTGGCGTCTTCGTTTAGACAGATG GTGGACGACGCTGCGCTCTTTCCCGGGTCACAGAACGCACGGAAGAAGGAAGACATCATTAATTACATTCTCGAGAGGGTCATCGGCAACTTGGGCGCGATGG ATTTCGAGCAATTTTTGCATGCGTTATTCCTGCTCTCGAAGTACCGAGCGTCCGTGCTTCGTGTAACTGAACAGTGTGCATTCAACCATGTGATCGCACTGTTGATGAGGACGGGCGACAATGTACCGCCGGAGGGCCACTACGTCCGTGTGGATTACGGCCAACAACcggaggttgaggggacaaACCGTGCGCCCATTAGCCAGGAATCAACCGAAAGTATTGATCCCCTAGTAGAGGCCATGAGCAACGTCTCTCTGGAGCGACAACTGAGCATCGCCCCGTCACTGGTGTCTAATGAGCAGGATGTCGCCATCGGCCATGAGGCAAGCCTCGCCATTTCCGAAGACCAACAGTCAGACAACACCATATGCACTGATAATACGGTCCCGGAGGAGCCGGCGCCGGTACCGGTCCCAGTACCGACATCTGTACCGGAACCGGTTAGCAGGGCCGAGAAGCCGGTAGCTGAGGAGAGCTCCGTCTGCCAGCCGTCGCAAAACGACCATTTAATCAAAATAACGGAAGACAAAATGAATGAGACGTGCGAGATTATGAAGACAGAGATTATGAGTCTGCGCAACCGTATGGACGAGTACAAATTTCAGGAAACGCAGAAGCAGGAGCTGCTCCGCACCATATCGGCGCTGAAAGATAACAACTCGCAACTGCAGGCACGCATGGAAGAAAATCGCGCCACGGCGGAGGAAACGAGGGTCGGACTGGAAGCTAAAGTTAACGAGCTCCAAAATCAGCTGCCGGAGCTGCAGAGCCGTGCAGAAGATCTGGAGAAACAACTGGAGGAGTCGAAGGCCGCACTTGACGAGGCCAACCAGAAGATTGATCAAGCCAAGTTCCAGCACGAACAGCACCACAGCATACAGACCATGCTCGCGCTTCAAGACGACTACGAGAGCATGCTTTTCTCGGCGTTTGTGTCCTATCGTGACGACGAGCTGTGCAACGGCGAGTTCGTCATGTCGGAGAATAGCTGCATCAACTTTTGCTTGGACTTCGGGCTGGGCGACGCCCAACTGACGACCGCTGCGTCCGAGGAACCGGTGGCTAAGATGGCGTACCGCGAGGTGTGCAAGCGAGCTCCGGACGGGAAgctgacctacgcgctctTCAAGGAGTTCCTGTTGCGCCTCGCAGAAATCATCGACCCCCAATCCACGCAGAAGCGTGCCTTCCAGCTGCTTTTACTGTAA
- a CDS encoding Vps53-like family protein, putative, which yields MEGIEEAPRYDLAKFVDNPVEFLNEHFTDECNFADIDALIAEVKGEMRQQDCKLMEVINDKAISIEMAHERFEKLQCATNDLIAQMAEIQIPTMRGEQSLKILTADIRALNHAKNNICNTITNLKRILMLSTMLESLREKAKNRKYNEAAGLAVVVRELYQLVTPLREAPPVVRLLTACKTVMNNLKQQITEDLEVMLALSTTQKYMDTPLELEEVCKCADAIDEGIRQHIATKYAQHVTKSYESMFSTTFDLKTLDNINERFAWLRRTINEFDELYGTGVPEFWRIQATGAWAFFEACRSQVVATLTRSKEQFDANVILTSLLRCKEFEQELDYRLSNYCDTPTSVERQAIEFPEAVPSPRQTDEADTEQRKPLKGVLSRCFENHLGPWVANEEVQLDVLYQKIVSNGDDAIIMHVLRSAKELFSAISVRLKAVLAVSSEQTLFEMSMVFRRSIGKYQVHLQDKLGKVEKHAPLQKVFKQCGFITATCDYVTEMLEHLNDEIVEAIAPAYKEKVHFNAEKEKINVTKSKAVKRLIDESCKFAPITPNVVAPLKSLEERVIQVITLTVDHLPSGYLHYVTNKVTRGAMAHLKTTIFSLASVTEGYCQQLLLDSYSLQKLLLETVKTLVDPLPLGYLEATSSEMDKLQTLIKVLNSAASHTDAFEALLIENGGTCTKKELDQILAIHRKKQPLPCLGAFAVLLVFRCEPAAQIDVHATSHLFQLARDVSRVHRNRLQQADHVEQLAVTLVAVKLTDQNGVALLQRAGHAVVVEQDNAAQVTTQLAQVLDVRPFELGAAVPVDATDDGEPPTIGNVRRHWVGVVGPQHNLVVVDQLAEEPVRVGALLHLPPGATVVLKLGHHLVQVDHKGREVRRIVQQLHVR from the exons ATGGAAGGAATCGAAGAGGCGCCGCGATACGATCTGGCGAAGTTCGTCGACAACCCTGTCGAGTTTCTCAATGAGCACTTCACGGACGAATGCAACTTCGCCGACATCGACGCGCTCATCGCTGAGGTCAAAGGAGAGATGCGACAGCAGGATTGCAAGCTCATGGAGGTCATCAACGATAAGGCGATCAGCATAGAGATGGCTCACGAACGCTTCGAAAAATTGCAGTGCGCCACCAACGACCTCATTGCGCAGATGGCGGAGATTCAGATACCCACGATGAGGGGCGAGCAGTCCCTCAAAATCTTGACGGCGGACATTCGCGCGCTTAATCACGCGAAAAACAACATATGCAACACCATCACCAACCTCAAACGCATCCTGATGCTATCCACGATGCTAGAGTCGCTGCGCGAGAAGGCCAAGAATCGCAAGTATAACGAGGCGGCCGGGCTGGCGGTGGTTGTGCGCGAGCTCTATCAGCTTGTGACGCCCCTGCGCGAGGCGCCGCCAGTTGTCAGGTTGCTCACGGCGTGCAAAACCGTTATGAACAACCTCAAGCAGCAGATCACGGAGGACCTGGAGGTCATGCTCGCACTCAGCACAACGCAGAAATACATGGACACGCCTCTGGAGCTCGAGGAGGTATGCAAGTGCGCAGATGCCATTGACGAGGGCATACGCCAACACATTGCGACGAAATACGCGCAACACGTCACCAAGAGTTACGAGAGCATGTTCTCCACCACCTTCGACCTGAAGA CTCTCGACAACATCAACGAGAGGTTTGCGTGGCTGCGGCGCACCATCAACGAGTTTGACGAACTGTACGGAACAGGCGTCCCGGAGTTCTGGCGCATTCAGGCCACCGGTGCGTGGGCGTTCTTCGAAGCCTGCCGCAGCCAGGTGGTTGCCACCCTCACGAGATCCAAGGAGCAGTTTGACGCCAACGTCATTCTCACCTCACTATTAAGGTGCAAGGAGTTCGAGCAGGAGCTGGACTACCGACTCAGCAACTATTGCGACACGCCAACCAGTGTAGAGCGGCAGGCGATAGAGTTCCCAGAGGCAGTTCCATCCCCCAGGCAAACAGATGAGGCGGACACTGAGCAGCGGAAGCCGCTCAAAGGCGTCCTCAGCAGGTGCTTCGAGAACCACCTCGGCCCCTGGGTCGCCAATGAGGAGGTGCAACTCGATGTCCTCTACCAGAAAATCGTCTCCAACGGGGACG ATGCCATCATTATGCACGTGCTGCGTTCGGCGAAGGAGCTATTCTCGGCGATCAGCGTGAGGCTCAAGGCCGTCCTGGCCGTGAGCTCGGAGCAGACGCTATTCGAGATGAGCATGGTGTTCCGACGCTCCATCGGCAAGTACCAGGTGCACTTGCAGGATAAGCTGgggaaagtggagaagcatGCGCCACTGCAAAAGGTCTTTAAGCAGTGCGGGTTCATCACGGCCACCTGCGACTACGTCACCGAGATGCTGGAGCACCTCAACGACGAGATTGTGGAGGCGATTGCGCCGGCGTACAAGGAGAAGGTTCACTTCAACGCGGAGAAAG AAAAAATTAACGTCACCAAGTCCAAAGCCGTGAAGAGGCTGATTGACGAAAGCTGCAAGTTCGCGCCCATCACCCCCAACGTCGTTGCGCCACTCAAAAGCCTAGAGGAACGCGTCATACAGGTTATCACGCTTACTGTGGACCACCTGCCGTCTGGGTACCTGCACTACGTGACCAACAAGGTCACACGTGGAGCCATGGCGCACCTGAAGACCACCATTTTCTCGCTAGCAAGCGTCACCGAGGGATACtgtcagcagctgctcttgGACTCGTACAGTCTGCAAAAGCTTCTCCTCGAGACCGTGAAAACTCTGGTTGACCCACTGCCTCTGG GGTACCTTGAAGCCACGTCTTCGGAGATGGACAAGCTGCAGACGCTCATTAAGGTGCTCAACTCGGCAGCGTCACACACGGACGCCTTTGAAG CGCTGCTGATCGAGAACGGAGGCACTTGCACCAAGAAGGAACTTGACCAGATTCTCGCCATCCACCGCAAAAA ACAGCCCTTGCCGTGTCTTGGCGCGTTCGCTGTCTTGCTGGTTTTTCGCTGCGAACCGGCGGCCCAGATCGACGTCCATGCCACCTCCCATCTGTTTCAGCTGGCGCGTGACGTCAGTCGGGTTCACCGCAATCGTCTTCAGCAGGCCGATCATGTGGAGCAGCTCGCGGTCACTCTCGTCGCCGTCAAACTCACGGATCAAAATGGAGTTGCCCTCCTGCAGCGTGCAGGCCACGCGGTCgtggtcgagcaggataaCGCGGCGCAGGTCACGACCCAGCTTGCTCAGGTCCTTGATGTACGACCCTTTGAACTTGGTGCAGCGGTCCCGGTGGATGCAACCGATGACGGGGAGCCCCCAACGATTGGCAACGTCCGTCGCCACTGGGTAGGCGTCGTCGGACCACAGCACAATCTCGTAGTAGTTGATCAGCTCGCGGAAGAACCGGTCCGCGTAGGGGCGCTTCTTCACTTGCCACCCGGTGCGACGGTCGTACTCAAGCTTGGCCACCACCTTGTCCAGGTCGACCACAAGGGTCGGGAGGTTCGGAGGATagttcagcagcttcacgTCCGGTAG
- a CDS encoding -Protein tssc1 homolog, whose amino-acid sequence MQILDSDANPGGLSGSGVVVHALRGRFNTVASLQSSEPSLHRFAAASSDFSASNRIVVVCYDENKGAVSQVARSPPLQPVKQLLDISNSADSLRFVLSVRDIEANESVVRVVDFDTGSPSSIVVSASSGPLESIIRAIDFDPCTIQSPDLRVAVVHPGLAVLLQQRGSTLESICRFQPPKVDYTTRLIDPLDTYKDRFITGKFDLHHRDLFACASGEGFHILDWRQAGESPVAVRNGQCHFADVLDIAFNPNVPNQLVTAGEDGKVAFWDLRATYEPLNVLSGDHKSCIQYVRFNSFHDQLILTGGPSATVLHLCGSGTHSVHQCSAPSRLGCWSSNDAWHFASLSGNNLVFETLPNAVKYKLLL is encoded by the exons ATGCAGATTCTGGATTCCGATGCGAATCCCGGCGGGCTCTCTGGCTCGGGTGTAGTCGTCCATGCCTTGCGAGGGCGTTTCAACACCGTCGCCAGCCTGCAGAGTTCCGAGCCGAGCCTTCACCGCTTCGCCGCGGCATCGAGCGACTTTTCGGCGTCCAACCGG ATCGTGGTTGTGTGTTATGACGAGAACAAGGGCGCGGTGTCTCAGGTGGCACGCTCGCCTCCGCTTCAACCGGTGAAGCAACTGCTCGACATCTCCAACTCGGCAGACAGTCTTCGGTTCGTGCTCTCTGTGCGCGACATAGAAGCCAATG AATCCGTCGTGAGGGTTGTGGACTTCGACACCGGCTCGCCTTCGTCGATCGTCGTTTCCGCGAGCTCAGGTCCACTAGAGAGCATAATCAGAGC AATCGatttcgacccgtgcacgATCCAGAGTCCAGATTTGCGAGTGGCTGTCGTCCATCCGGGCCTCGCAGTGCTCCTTCAGCAACGCGGCTCAACCCTCGAATCCATATGCCGTTTCCAACCACCCAAGGTCGACTACACCACGAGGCTGATAGATCCCCTGGACACGTACAAGGACCGGTTCATTACGGGCAAGTTCGACCTGCATCATCGGGACCTCTTCGCATGTGCGAGTGGTGAGGGATTCCACATCCTGGATTGGCGTCAGGCAGGTGAATCGCCGGTGGCAGTGCGTAACGGCCAGTGCCATTTCGCCGACGTGTTGGATATCGCCTTCAACCCGAACGTGCCTAATCAGCTGGTTACCGCCGGCGAGGACGGTAAGGTCGCGTTCTGGGACCTACGCGCCACCTACGAGCCGCTAAACGTGCTATCGGGCGACCACAAGAGCTGTATTCAGTACGTCAGGTTCAACTCCTTCCATGACCAGTTGATACTGACTGGCGGGCCGAGCGCTACCGTGTTGCACTTGTGCGGCAGCGGCACCCACAGCGTCCACCAGTGCTCAGCCCCCAGCCGGTTGGGATGCTGGAGCAGCAACGACGCTTGGCATTTCGCCTCGCTTTCGGGAAACAACCTGGTGTTCGAGACGCTGCCCAACGCGGTCAAGTACAAGCTGCTGTTATGA
- a CDS encoding alanyl-tRNA synthetase family protein, putative: MTSGEEGAAGSSKGHNDLGFEVNSSGWVRSEFIRHFERAGHVFWKSSPVLPHNDPTLLFANAGMNQFKDIITGKADATTEYGRLRRVCNSQKCIRAGGKHNDLDDVGRDTYHHTFFEMLGNWSFGDYFKKEAIDYAWELLTKVYKLDTSRIYITYYGGDPKLPACKPDEETRDLWARYMPPERILPFGMKENFWEMADTGPCGPSSEIHYDHVGGRDATHLVNADDPMVVELWNLVFMQYNRKSDGSVELLPKPCVDTGMGLERVTAVLKGSYSNYDCDLFTDIFAYINKLMPHLPPYGGSDSIVDVAYRVVADHARCLTVAIADGVEPSNDGRGYVLRRILRRAVRYGKEHLGATGPFLSKLVECVVSSLGGAFPEIQNQNDKITSTIHNEELLFLETLDKGCDRFRKTVAKLQASSDGSAPVVVSGADAFLLYSSFGFPLDLTQLMAREMGVDVDVDGFNEHFKRHQMLSEKKQVKSDDPVEQGMADLLASLSADVLATISNAIGGRATDDSLKYQGIEKGYTDNLEFDVQVLARWTLGGLNQPLQDGEVFAVVLDRTPFYSESGGQIWDEGLLGPFRVLKVLKMAGMVFHFCVCEAGGDELCRPGATLKARVDYERRVKVACNHSGTHLLNFVLREVYDEKSYQRGSQLDAEKLKFDIAASKALDDETLQRIESRLQEIIDADWKVEVKELPFKEAAEIPGIRANFTDVYPETVRVVSMAKAGEKADGNVNSIEICGGTHVPSTGVLKSVIVVGEEGISKGVRRLTLATHDQSESSKAILSSYKQRLADLESRLYKFTDGMDTAVMAQQANENMKQLTALRFEMQSEKLLPLLGKRDLKATFDAMINAQIDAGKVHQKKLGVVAKNLSTEYLARFKTGEFGDAKITRSGMELIRMTVDVLEGDVKALNVFTQTLAKAYPKFAFLITSSHANRKCVACRCVVPAGSDVDALVLANEAAESFSLQPDIARGSKTNASWNVESD, from the exons ATGACGAGTGGAGAGGAGGGAGCCGCTGGCTCCTCCAAGGGCCACAACGACCTCGGCTTCGAGGTGAACAGCAGCGGCTGGGTGCGCAGCGAGTTCATTCGCCATTTCGAGCGGGCAGGCCACGTCTTTTGGAAGAGCTCGCCCGTGCTGCCGCACAACGACCCTACGCTGCTCTTCGCCAACGCGGGGATGAACCAGTTCAAGGACATCATCACCGGCAAGGCCGACGCTACCACGGAGTACGGCCGTCTGCGCCGCGTCTGCAACAGCCAGAAGTGCATCCGCGCTGGTGGCAAGCACAACGACCTCGACGACGTCGGCCGTGACACCTACCACCATACCTTTTTCGAGATGCTTGGCAACTGGAGCTTCGGCGACTATTTCAAAaaggaggccatcgacTACGCGTGGGAgctgttgaccaaggtctACAAGCTGGACACCTCGCGCATCTACATCACGTATTACGGGGGTGACCCTAAGCTACCGGCGTGCAAGCCCGATGAGGAGACCCGCGACTTGTGGGCGCGCTACATGCCTCCCGAGCGAATCTTGCCATTCGGTATGAAGGAGAACTTCTGGGAGATGGCGGACACGGGTCCCTGCGGCCCTTCCTCCGAAATCCACTACGACCACGTCG GCGGTAGGGACGCCACCCACTTGGTCAACGCGGACGACCCGATGGTGGTTGAGCTGTGGAACCTCGTGTTCATGCAGTACAACCGCAAGAgtgacggcagcgtggAGTTGCTTCCAAAGCCGTGCGTCGATACCGGCATGGGTTTGGAACGTGTTACTGCCGTCCTCAAGGGCAGCTACAGCAACTACGACTGCGACCTTTTCACCGACATTTTTGCCTACATCAACAAGCTGATGCCCCATCTGCCTCCGTATGGCGGATCCGACTCCATCGTGGATGTCGCGTACAGGGTTGTGGCCGACCACGCAAGGTGCCTCACAGTCGCCATCGCAGATGGCGTAGAGCCGTCCAATGACGggcgtggttacgtgctgAGGCGCATTTTGCGTCGCGCCGTACGTTACGGCAAGGAACATCTGGGCGCTACCGGTCCGTTCCTGTCGaagctggtcgagtgcgTGGTATCGTCGCTCGGCGGGGCCTTCCCCGAGATCCAGAACCAGAACGACAAGATAACTTCTACGATCCATAATGAGGAGTTGCTTTTCCTGGAGACTCTCGACAAGGGTTGCGACCGTTTCCGCAAGACGGTGGCAAAGTTGCAAGCCAGCTCCGACGGCAGTGCGCCTGTCGTGGTCAGCGGCGCCGATGCATTCCTGCTGTACAGCTCATTCGGGTTCCCGCTGGATCTCACCCAGCTCATGGCACGCGAGATGGGCGTCGAcgttgacgtcgatggGTTCAACGAACACTTCAAGCGCCACCAGATGCTCTCCGAGAAGAAGCAGGTGAAGTCGGACGACCCCGTTGAGCAGGGCATGGCGGACCTGTTGGCGTCGCTTTCCGCCGACGTGTTGGCAACCATTTCAAACGCAATAGGCGGTCGCGCAACCGACGACTCTTTGAAGTACCAGGGCATTGaaaaaggctacactgacAACCTCGAGTTCGACGTCCAGGTGCTGGCGCGGTGGACGCTCGGCGGACTGAATCAGCCCCTGCAGGATGGCGAGGTCTTCGCCGTGGTCTTGGACCGGACGCCTTTCTACTCCGAGTCAGGTGGCCAGATTTGGGATGAAGGTCTGTTGGGACCCTTCAGGGTTTTGAAGGTGCTGAAGATGGCCGGTATGGTGTTCCACTTCTGCGTGTGTGAAGCCGGCGGCGACGAATTGTGCCGCCCCGGCGCCACTTTGAAGGCCCGTGTAGACTACGAACGCCGCGTCAAGGTTGCCTGCAACCACAGCGGCACTCACTTGCTGAACTTCGTTCTGCGCGAGGTGTACGACGAAAAGTCGTACCAGCGTGGGTCGCAACTTGATGCTGAGAAGCTGAAGTtcgacatcgccgcttcaaAAGCCTTGGACGACGAGACGTTGCAGCGCATTGAGAGCCGCCTTCAGGAGATCATCGACGCCGACTGGAAGGTcgaggtgaaggagctgcCGTTCAAGGAAGCTGCCGAAATCCCAGGCATCAGGGCCAACTTCACTGACGTGTACCCGGAGACGGTGCGTGTCGTGAGCATGGCCAAGGCGGGTGAGAAGGCGGATGGTAACGTTAACTCCATCGAGATTTGTGGTGGCACCCATGTGCCATCTACTGGCGTGCTGAAGAGCGTGATTGTGGTGGGCGAGGAAGGCATATCTAAGGGCGTCCGCCGCCTGACGCTGGCCAcgcacgaccaaagtgaatCGTCGAAAGCGATCCTTTCGTCATACAAGCAAAGATTGGCCGATTTGGAGTCGAGGCTGTACAAGTTCACCGACGGCATGGACACCGCCGTGATGGCACAGCAGGCCAATGAGAACATGAAGCAACTCACGGCGCTTCGTTTCGAGATGCAGAGCGAAAAGCTGCTGCCGCTTTTGGGCAAGCGTGACCTGAAGGCCACCTTCGACGCCATGATCAATGCACAG ATCGATGCCGGCAAGGTCCACCAGAAGAAGCTCGGCGTGGTCGCCAAGAACCTGTCCACCGAGTACCTGGCCCGTTTCAAGACCGGCGAATTCGGTGATGCGAAGATAACGAGGTCGGGAATGGAGTTGATCCGCATGACCGTCGACGTGCTTGAGGGAGATGTGAAGGCACTCAACGTGTTCACTCAAACGCTGGCGAAGGCATACCCGAAGTTCGCCTTCCTCATCACGTCGTCCCACGCCAACCGCAAGTGCGTGGCGTGCCGCTGCGTAGTCCCGGCGGGGTCCGATGTGGACGCCTTGGTGCTGGCCAACGAGGCCGCGGAGTCATTCAGCCTGCAACCCG ATATCGCTCGCGGCTCCAAGACGAACGCCAGCTGGAACGTGGAGTCGGATTAG
- a CDS encoding RNA pseudouridylate synthase family protein, putative, with translation MGTRSNHEGEQTADRGGSKRRKVDQNLESQEEQCKPPFRSLNATPNDSTISHFIPTTQPTYHFKNGFRIVLPYNHVYETNTKGRWFGRRLYDVMASEFAAFTDEYVRHACAHGLMKVFDRVGNDLYPEPGEHVMEHICRPNEKIWHLAIVHEQLALDTKVCILREDEDYIAVSKPCSIPVYHTGTYHFNTLVEVLKHEVLRDKNAQLYPVHRLDKLTSGVIILAKNSKAASAFCEGVRNNELRKVYVARVRGDFSPVFDNHKCLAVDDGIGDGRVACCHGFMRVVSHKLSVHEFTLDDTKSNVKPAETRFRLVSHNPELKESLILCYPVTGRTHQIRAHLKFLGFPISNDKCYNDGELCDDSSYFKKLPAVHWEVDEHGRWQLPELKFVAPQPAQLMRGSSDYHVGLNKPVEGLCHSPTGIFLHALRYIWEQKFSVSDAAPKWINDFEVDTAHTDLTKMNLWLDSAEANG, from the coding sequence ATGGGAACCAGGAGCAATCATGAGGGAGAGCAGACTGCTGATCGGGGGGGAAGCAAGAGGAGGAAGGTTGATCAAAATTTGGAATCACAGGAAGAACAGTGTAAGCCTCCTTTCCGTAGTCTAAATGCAACACCAAATGACAGCACAATATCGCATTTCATTCCAACAACGCAACCGACGTACCACTTCAAAAATGGGTTCAGAATTGTGCTCCCATACAACCATGTATACGAAACTAACACAAAGGGCAGATGGTTTGGACGGCGCCTGTATGACGTCATGGCGTCAGAGTTTGCCGCATTCACCGACGAATACGTCAGACACGCCTGTGCTCATGGACTCATGAAGGTGTTCGATAGGGTGGGCAACGATTTGTACCCAGAACCAGGCGAACACGTGATGGAACACATATGCAGGCCTAACGAAAAGATATGGCATCTAGCTATCGTGCACGAGCAGCTGGCATTAGATACGAAAGTCTGCATTCTGCGAGAAGATGAGGACTACATCGCAGTGTCGAAACCATGCAGCATCCCTGTTTACCACACCGGGACATATCATTTCAACACGCTCGTTGAGGTGTTAAAACATGAGGTGCTAAGAGACAAAAATGCTCAGCTGTACCCGGTGCATAGGTTAGACAAGCTGACATCCGGCGTTATCATCTTGGCCAAAAATTCCAAGGCCGCATCTGCATTCTGTGAGGGAGTTCGGAACAACGAGCTGCGCAAGGTCTATGTTGCGCGTGTGAGAGGCGATTTCAGTCCCGTTTTTGACAACCACAAATGCCTTGCCGTTGATGATGGGATAGGGGACGGTCGTGTCGCCTGTTGCCATGGGTTCATGCGAGTTGTGTCGCACAAGCTGAGTGTACACGAATTCACCCTGGACGATACTAAGAGTAACGTTAAACCAGCGGAAACGCGATTCCGTCTGGTGTCGCACAATCCGGAACTAAAGGAGTCGCTGATACTGTGCTACCCAGTCACCGGACGCACGCATCAGATCCGAGCTCACCTCAAGTTCCTTGGTTTCCCCATTTCAAACGACAAATGCTACAATGACGGCGAGCTGTGCGATGACAGCTCGTACTTCAAGAAGTTGCCGGCAGTTCACTGGGAAGTTGACGAGCACGGCAGGTGGCAGCTGCCAGAGTTGAAATTCGTAGCACCGCAGCCGGCACAACTCATGCGTGGCAGCTCAGACTACCACGTAGGGCTTAATAAACCGGTGGAAGGACTCTGCCACAGTCCAACAGGCATATTTTTGCACGCACTGCGCTACATATGGGAGCAGAAATTTAGTGTGTCGGATGCCGCCCCGAAATGGATTAATGATTTTGAAGTCGACACAGCACA
- a CDS encoding -DNA excision repair protein ERCC-1: protein MDPEAATPGEKHCIVVSPRQRGNPLIRHFVNVTCVEGDTPYDYKLTEGIQALFLSLKYHRMHRGYIGARLKQLRGHRVKNPFIVCQVDIEDPQDTIAELTVITFTLGYRLLLSWSPRESAAVLEALKIDGHKGLEFLNPRLEQPHLQIVQRIIASVKHVNNTDAITIASRCNTVKQLMHIKSDQLENIHGLGKRKVKSILAAFNDAFF from the exons ATGGACCCCGAAGCTGCCACACCGGGAGAAAAGCATTGCATCGTGGTATCGCCCAGGCAACGCGGCAACCCACTGATCAg GCATTTCGTCAATGTCACGTGTGTCGAGGGGGATACGCCGTACGACTACAAACTGACGGAGGGCATCCAGGCGCTCTTCCTGTCTCTGAAGTACCACCGGATGCACCGAGGCTACATTGGCGCACGGTTGAAGCAGCTGCGCGGGCATAGGGTGAAGAACCCGTTCATAGTGTGTCAGGTGGACATTGAAGACCCGCAGGATACCATAG CGGAGCTCACAGTTATCACGTTTACATTGGGATACCGCCTGCTCCTGAGTTGGAGTCCTCGTGAGAGTGCCGCGGTGTTGGAGGCACTCAAGATAGACGGACACAAGGGGCTTGAGTTCCTCAACCCGAGGCTGGAGCAACCTCACCTGCAAATTGTGCAGCGCATCATAGCCTCCGTCAAGCACGTCAACAACACAGACGCCATCACCATAGCGTCTAGGTGCAACACCGTCAAGCAGTTGATGCACATAAAATCTGACCAGCTCGAAAATATACACG GTCTGGGCAAGAGGAAGGTGAAGTCTATACTAGCGGCTTTCAACGACGCGTTTTTCTGA